In the genome of Planctomycetota bacterium, one region contains:
- the rho gene encoding transcription termination factor Rho, with amino-acid sequence MAKSETTPRTRRKTTKKATKTATKDVETKDTEASGVEEAAEPKTKAKRTTKKTVRKRAAAKPEPVADAMDDARSEMDDVRAEIEAATEVKAAKDDDGDTAAESRDGQADDDRDNDRGDMRGRDRNDRDRNQNGDRNQGGDRHQNNGRGGRRKKNRKDRNKNRNRDGNRVVDGNRNEHYRGPIIEYDDDMEDPYGPDWDGPTAPDPNVPPLYIKDLQKMEVDELNKLAAEEGVENPPTNKNDLIFQILRARTKKSGMLFGEGVLEILPDGFGFLRSPEYNYLPCPDDVYVSPSQIRRFGLRDGMVVSGATRPPKESERYFALLRVDSIMGENPQKAHEVGNFEDLTPLHPNRRLVLEHETNDLNMRIVDLVTPIGMGQRMLIVAPPRTGKTVLLQKITNSITGNNPDVIMMVVLIDERPEEVTDFKRNTTAEVVSSTFDEPSSRHVQVANMVIDKAKRYVEYGKDVVILLDSITRLARAYNSEAGNSGKILSGGIDANALQKPKRFFGAARAIEGGGSLTILATALVETNSKMDDVIFEEFKGTGNAELHLDRRLSDKRVYPAIDVNASGTRREELLMDPKELDLVYRLRRVLSDMNPVEGIEMLKSRLEKAPSNAQFLMQMNID; translated from the coding sequence ATGGCCAAGAGCGAAACGACCCCACGCACCCGGCGCAAGACGACCAAGAAGGCGACCAAAACCGCCACGAAGGATGTCGAAACCAAAGACACCGAGGCCAGTGGCGTTGAGGAGGCTGCCGAGCCGAAGACCAAGGCCAAGCGCACCACAAAGAAGACCGTCCGCAAGCGTGCGGCGGCGAAGCCCGAGCCGGTTGCCGACGCGATGGACGACGCCCGCTCCGAAATGGACGATGTCCGCGCGGAGATCGAGGCGGCCACGGAGGTCAAAGCCGCGAAAGACGACGACGGCGATACCGCCGCCGAGTCGCGGGACGGCCAGGCCGACGATGATCGCGACAACGACCGCGGCGACATGCGCGGCCGAGACCGCAACGACCGGGACCGCAATCAAAACGGCGATCGCAACCAGGGAGGCGATCGTCACCAAAACAACGGTCGGGGCGGACGACGCAAGAAGAACCGCAAGGACCGCAACAAGAACCGCAACCGTGACGGCAATCGCGTCGTCGACGGCAACCGCAACGAGCACTACCGCGGCCCGATCATCGAGTACGACGATGACATGGAGGACCCGTACGGCCCCGACTGGGATGGCCCGACCGCGCCGGACCCCAACGTCCCGCCGCTGTACATCAAGGATCTCCAAAAGATGGAAGTCGACGAGCTGAACAAGCTCGCGGCCGAGGAAGGCGTTGAGAATCCGCCGACCAACAAGAACGACCTGATCTTCCAGATTCTGCGTGCCCGGACCAAGAAGTCCGGCATGCTCTTCGGCGAGGGCGTGCTCGAGATCCTGCCCGACGGCTTCGGGTTCCTGCGCAGTCCCGAGTACAACTATCTGCCGTGCCCGGATGACGTGTACGTCAGCCCAAGCCAGATTCGCCGCTTCGGCCTGCGCGACGGCATGGTCGTCAGCGGCGCAACGCGTCCGCCCAAGGAGTCTGAGCGCTATTTCGCGCTGCTCCGCGTCGATAGCATCATGGGCGAGAATCCGCAGAAGGCTCACGAAGTCGGCAACTTCGAAGACCTCACCCCGCTACACCCCAACAGGCGGCTCGTTCTGGAGCACGAGACCAACGACCTGAACATGCGGATCGTCGACCTGGTCACGCCCATCGGCATGGGACAACGCATGCTCATCGTCGCTCCGCCGCGCACCGGCAAGACCGTGCTGCTGCAGAAGATCACCAACTCGATCACGGGCAACAACCCCGACGTGATCATGATGGTCGTGCTTATCGACGAACGACCCGAGGAAGTGACCGACTTCAAACGCAACACCACGGCCGAGGTCGTGAGCAGCACGTTCGACGAACCGTCCTCCCGCCACGTGCAGGTGGCCAACATGGTCATTGATAAGGCCAAGCGTTACGTCGAGTACGGCAAGGACGTGGTGATCCTGCTCGACTCGATTACGCGCTTGGCTCGCGCGTACAACAGCGAGGCCGGCAACAGCGGCAAGATCCTCTCCGGTGGTATCGACGCCAACGCGCTGCAAAAACCCAAGCGCTTCTTCGGTGCCGCCCGCGCCATCGAAGGCGGCGGCTCCCTGACCATCCTCGCCACCGCACTCGTCGAGACCAACTCCAAGATGGACGACGTCATCTTCGAGGAGTTCAAGGGCACCGGCAACGCCGAGCTCCACCTCGACCGCCGCCTCTCCGACAAGCGCGTCTACCCAGCCATCGACGTCAACGCCTCGGGTACCCGCCGCGAGGAACTGCTGATGGATCCGAAGGAACTCGACCTGGTCTACCGCCTGCGCCGCGTGCTCAGCGACATGAACCCGGTCGAGGGCATCGAGATGCTCAAGAGCCGCTTGGAGAAGGCCCCGAGCAACGCGCAGTTCTTGATGCAGATGAACATCGACTAA
- the arsM gene encoding arsenite methyltransferase: protein MKLEPACCDTDCCNDDVTSTVRDKYADVARSALTNDDAGVRQVAEAFGYSAEELDAIPAEANMGLSCGNPTAMASLRPGEVVVDLGSGGGLDVFLAAKAVGPTGKAIGIDMTPDMIERARRSAEGFDNVEFHLSTIDKLPLPDASVDCIISNCVLNLAADKPAVLREAFRVLKPGGRLAISDIALRRELPADIAESVAAFVGCIAGAIPMNTFAPMLTSAGFIEPTIVDAGADLNTYAKVENQSACCSPSMEGDACCETTVHEDLTALLSKHDVNEYTASVKVFAVKPE, encoded by the coding sequence ATGAAACTCGAACCAGCCTGCTGCGACACCGACTGCTGCAACGACGACGTCACCTCGACCGTTCGCGACAAGTACGCCGACGTCGCCCGAAGTGCGTTGACCAACGATGACGCCGGCGTCCGCCAAGTCGCCGAGGCGTTCGGGTACTCCGCCGAGGAGCTCGACGCGATCCCCGCCGAGGCGAACATGGGCCTCTCCTGCGGCAACCCAACGGCCATGGCGTCATTGCGACCGGGCGAAGTCGTGGTCGATCTCGGCAGTGGCGGCGGACTGGATGTGTTTCTTGCTGCGAAGGCCGTCGGACCGACCGGCAAAGCGATCGGGATCGACATGACCCCCGACATGATCGAGCGCGCCCGACGAAGCGCCGAGGGGTTCGACAACGTCGAGTTCCATCTGTCGACGATCGACAAGCTCCCGCTGCCCGACGCGAGCGTGGATTGCATCATCAGCAACTGCGTGCTCAACCTCGCGGCCGACAAGCCGGCGGTGTTACGCGAGGCGTTCCGCGTACTCAAACCCGGCGGGCGGTTGGCGATCAGCGACATCGCGCTGCGGCGTGAGCTCCCCGCCGATATTGCCGAGAGCGTCGCGGCGTTCGTCGGCTGCATCGCCGGGGCAATCCCAATGAACACGTTCGCGCCCATGCTCACGAGCGCCGGATTCATTGAGCCGACAATCGTTGACGCTGGTGCCGACCTCAATACGTACGCCAAGGTCGAGAACCAAAGCGCATGCTGCTCGCCAAGCATGGAAGGTGACGCCTGCTGCGAGACGACGGTCCACGAAGACCTGACCGCCCTACTCAGCAAGCATGACGTGAACGAATACACGGCAAGCGTCAAGGTGTTCGCGGTGAAACCGGAGTAA
- the coaE gene encoding dephospho-CoA kinase (Dephospho-CoA kinase (CoaE) performs the final step in coenzyme A biosynthesis.), with protein sequence MYANKPIIGIAGGIASGKTHVSRLFGAFGCMVISSDALVRTAYTHPAVKRAIMDMFGEDAFNPGGEVDRAAIGKAVFGDVEKRRQLEQLLHPIVNQVRLQRMQAGGDDPNVRAFVWDSPLLFETGLDKLCTAVVFVDAPGSVRASRAVERGWDEKELFRRENVQWPLDKKREKADYVISNAGADVNAVAVLPETQTSVDAGTTDANRTGGTPNVDAPESTFSSNPVIGSSAELKLKHPDNADVHGASGQVSRDATTLVDVQVRNVLDLILGGGGCEKSAANGGCGNGCRCVAPLATDA encoded by the coding sequence ATGTACGCCAACAAACCCATCATCGGCATCGCCGGCGGGATCGCGTCGGGCAAGACCCACGTCTCCCGGCTCTTTGGCGCGTTCGGCTGCATGGTCATTTCCTCCGACGCGCTGGTCCGCACCGCCTACACCCACCCGGCGGTTAAGCGGGCGATCATGGACATGTTCGGGGAGGATGCATTCAACCCCGGCGGCGAGGTTGACCGGGCCGCGATCGGGAAGGCGGTTTTCGGCGATGTCGAAAAACGTCGTCAGCTCGAGCAGTTGCTCCACCCGATCGTGAATCAGGTCCGCCTGCAACGCATGCAGGCCGGCGGGGACGATCCGAACGTCCGGGCGTTCGTCTGGGACTCGCCGTTGCTCTTTGAGACAGGTTTGGACAAGCTTTGTACGGCGGTGGTGTTCGTGGACGCGCCGGGTTCGGTGCGTGCGAGCCGGGCCGTCGAGCGAGGGTGGGACGAAAAAGAACTGTTTCGGCGGGAAAATGTACAATGGCCGCTGGACAAAAAGCGTGAGAAAGCGGACTATGTCATCAGCAACGCGGGGGCAGATGTCAACGCCGTCGCGGTCCTTCCCGAAACACAAACCAGTGTCGATGCCGGCACGACTGACGCGAACCGCACGGGCGGCACGCCGAACGTTGACGCCCCCGAATCGACATTTTCCTCCAACCCGGTCATTGGTTCGTCGGCCGAGTTGAAGCTGAAACATCCCGACAATGCCGACGTGCATGGTGCGTCGGGCCAAGTCAGTCGGGACGCAACCACGCTGGTCGACGTTCAGGTCCGAAACGTGCTGGACCTGATTCTCGGCGGTGGCGGTTGTGAGAAATCCGCCGCCAACGGTGGCTGCGGAAATGGTTGTCGGTGTGTCGCCCCTTTGGCAACCGACGCCTGA